A stretch of Macadamia integrifolia cultivar HAES 741 chromosome 7, SCU_Mint_v3, whole genome shotgun sequence DNA encodes these proteins:
- the LOC122083592 gene encoding U-box domain-containing protein 34-like, translating into MSSSDGASTAATTTRNTVAVAVSGRRRRAVLWAMENLMPHADRFVLVHVMPVVDSIPTPSGKYIPIKQMEAGVVAMYMQDTKLKYEKIFLPFKRLCKISEMETLVLEDGNPAAALLRYASDSGIKRLVLGSSSTNCITRMVKGSDVPSTVLNSSPDTCDIYIVAKRKVIRKLANPISTAGSNAGQRLLTQREHGEGPITIYKPLYTSIRGTIYEASEVLSEVASSNLFSQTHIRGSFSSNSTSADYQGTHQNIGNTSHNFMTSLTDAKQSEVQAEVEKLRVELQTTIAMYNQACNELVYTQSKVQLLSSEYVEEARKLNDVLEREQNLRKIAAEERAKHLEALKKVEVARQLLAKETHERQVAEQNALKESAERLKMIDTLILSDKRYRRYTEEEIEVATGFFSNDKLIGEGGYGKVYKCSIDHTPVAVKVLLPDASDKKEEFLREVEVLSQIHHPHMVLLLGACPENGSLVYEYMENGSLDDYLLEGKGTPLPWSARFRISFEVACGLAFLHSTKPEPIVHRDLKPGNILLDRNYVSKIGDVGLAKIVSEIVPDNVTQYRDSILAGTIYYMDPEYQRTGTIRPKSDLYALGIITLQLLTARHPNGLLIAVENAINNGSLARILDNSVTDWPLVESEELARIALKCSKLRCRDRPDLESEVLPILKKLSDMAAASVKLQGSNICAPSYYFCPILQEVMEDPYIAADGFTYDYRAIKAWLERHTVSPVTGHSLPHTMLTPNKTLRSAIQEWKTRVSYSS; encoded by the exons GACGACGACGTGCCGTACTTTGGGCCATGGAGAATCTAATGCCTCATGCCGACCGTTTTGTGCTCGTACACGTTATGCCTGTCGTCGATTCAATTCCCACACCAT CGGGGAAATATATCCCAATCAAGCAAATGGAGGCCGGTGTGGTAGCCATGTATATGCAGGACACAAAgttgaaatatgaaaaaatctTCCTTCCTTTCAAGAGATTATGCAAAATAAGCGAG ATGGAAACATTGGTTCTAGAAGATGGCAATCCTGCAGCTGCACTTTTGAGATATGCATCTGATTCGGGTATCAAAAGATTAGTTTTGGGATCCTCCTCCACAAATTGTATCACGAG GATGGTAAAGGGCTCAGATGTACCATCTACCGTTCTGAATTCTTCCCCAGACACTTGCGATATCTACATTGTAGCAAAACGGAAAGTCATCAGAAAATTGGCCAATCCCATCTCTACTGCTG GGAGCAATGCTGGGCAAAGGCTGTTAACTCAAAGAGAACATGGAGAAGGACCCATTACCATTTATAAACCGCTTTATACCTCTATAAGAGGGACGATTTATGAAGCCTCAGAAGTGCTATCAGAAGTAGCTAGCAGTAATCTATTTTCTCAAACACATATCCGTGGCAGTTTTTCAAGTAACAGCACTTCAGCGGATTATCAAGGAACCCATCAAAACATTGGAAATACAAGCCATAATTTCATGACTTCCCTTACAGATGCCAAGCAG TCTGAGGTGCAGGCTGAAGTAGAGAAACTCCGGGTAGAACTGCAAACTACCATAGCAATGTACAATCAAGCTTGTAATGAACTGGTCTACACCCAAAGCAAG GTGCAGTTACTTTCTTCTGAATACGTTGAAGAAGCGAGGAAATTGAATGATGTCTTGGAGAGGGaacaaaatttgagaaaaattgCTGCTGAAGAGAGAGCCAAGCATTTGGAAGCTTTAAAAAAGGTTGAGGTGGCAAGACAGTTGCTTGCTAAAGAGACCCATGAAAGACAAGTGGCAGAGCAGAATGCCCTCAAAGAGTCTGCGGAGAGACTGAAAATGATTGACACACTAATCTTAAGTGACAAAAGGTACAGACGGTACACAGAGGAGGAAATAGAAGTTGCAACTGGTTTCTTCTCGAATGATAAGCTGATAGGTGAGGGCGGGTATGGAAAAGTATATAAATGCAGCATTGATCACACTCCTGTTgctgtcaaggttcttttgccagATGCATCTGACAAGAAAGAGGAGTTCCTGAGGGAG GTTGAAGTTCTTAGCCAGATACACCATCCACACATGGTTTTACTTCTTGGAGCTTGTCCTGAAAACGGATCTCTTGTCTACGAGTACATGGAAAATGGAAGTCTTGATGACTATCTTCTTGAAGGCAAGGGCACTCCTCTCCCGTGGTCTGCTCGGTTCCGGATCTCTTTCGAAGTAGCTTGTGGGCTTGCTTTCTTACACAGCACAAAGCCCGAACCAATTGTTCATCGAGATCTGAAACCAGGAAATATCTTGTTGGACAGGAATTATGTGAGCAAGATTGGTGATGTTGGGCTGGCTAAAATTGTGTCTGAGATTGTGCCGGACAATGTCACACAGTACAGAGATTCTATTCTTGCCGGCACCATCTATTATATGGATCCTGAGTACCAGAGAACAGGTACTATTAGACCAAAATCAGATCTATACGCACTAGGAATAATCACCCTCCAATTGTTGACAGCTCGCCATCCAAATGGCCTGCTGATAGCTGTTGAAAATGCCATTAACAATGGCTCCCTTGCACGCATACTGGACAACTCGGTTACAGATTGGCCTCTTGTTGAATCAGAAGAACTTGCACGGATTGCATTGAAATGTTCCAAACTCAGATGCAGGGATAGGCCAGATCTTGAATCAGAAGTGCTGCCAATTCTCAAAAAGCTTTCAGATATGGCAGCTGCTAGTGTCAAGTTACAAGGAAGCAATATTTGTGCACCAAGCTATTACTTCTGTCCAATCCTTCAG GAAGTAATGGAGGATCCATACATTGCAGCCGATGGTTTCACCTATGACTACAGAGCAATTAAGGCATGGCTTGAGAGACATACTGTATCTCCTGTGACAGGGCATTCGCTCCCCCATACCATGCTAACCCCAAACAAAACATTGCGGTCAGCCATACAAGAGTGGAAAACACGTGTAAGCTACTCAAGTTGA